Proteins from a single region of Paenibacillus sp. BIHB 4019:
- a CDS encoding DUF5682 family protein gives MDWLTGEADKELPSLFDQQVFNLSSGTVYFPIRHHSPACSFHLLKVIKQYKPDIILIEGPASGTPLIPVLADEATETPVSLYCTYEDEQGGRSACYYPLLSYSPEYVAMKEAALLGIPAAFIDLDYSHESRTKAEKQETSIQDETLLASSDFINRLCRKMNCRSFDELWEKLFEIEGQAATTEAFVRNVFTYCALSRMCYSEEQLHASGDMAREAYMRECIKQAATKHKRVLVITGGFHTYGLLEAAQAGRPAREEQQKEQQGKKGGTIQQQLYPMVYTFEEADRLNGYASGMPYVNYYELIWNKLLQHKTEPYNQTALALLSELMRKLRKGQEEVSTSDAIEAYSMIQGLAVLRGKREGGVYELLDAALSSFVKGERTLATDKPLEELRLLLTGDKIGIVAPNPFTVPIVEDFKNRCSASGLQIKTTGKHKKVLDLYAKAEHRLLSQLLQCASFLVPDFAVRESGPDWVAYRHMNLVRETWVYAYSSRIEARLIENSLYGGTLKEAAARKIGERIQELPDHHSGEIANALLQALLMGLQDTARRLYEQVQAALRKDGNFLSLCQTLTVLNRLRQHGRLLGLAADEQLPLLVAEAYNNAVDKLRGLAAIHSNEHPAIIQGLKLLAMLAESPEEHFQNDTFRGHLSELLSDPKLSPQLEGVAIAILAALGDRTREEMVERARSYVRGTPEQAKQTAKYLQGMFEIARDAFLYDDLLLGELNYLIEELPPDDFIAMVPELRLAFTYFTPMETSLIAERVATLHQADPGELEIPPIDEQTLIQAKALDEAIRKEFAAWMLS, from the coding sequence ATGGATTGGTTAACGGGCGAGGCTGACAAGGAGCTGCCGTCCTTATTTGATCAGCAGGTGTTTAACCTGAGCAGCGGCACCGTGTATTTTCCCATCCGCCATCATAGCCCAGCGTGCTCCTTTCATCTGCTAAAGGTGATTAAGCAATATAAGCCGGACATTATCTTGATCGAAGGGCCAGCGAGCGGCACCCCGCTCATTCCGGTGCTTGCGGATGAGGCGACGGAGACGCCCGTCAGTTTGTATTGCACTTACGAGGATGAACAAGGCGGAAGATCGGCTTGCTATTATCCTCTGTTAAGTTATTCCCCAGAGTATGTGGCTATGAAGGAAGCGGCGCTTCTTGGCATACCGGCGGCATTTATTGATCTGGATTATAGTCACGAGTCGAGAACCAAAGCTGAAAAACAGGAGACGTCCATCCAGGATGAAACCTTGCTTGCCAGCTCCGATTTTATTAATCGTTTATGCCGTAAAATGAACTGCCGCAGCTTTGACGAGCTGTGGGAAAAGCTGTTCGAAATCGAAGGGCAAGCAGCAACGACGGAAGCTTTTGTACGGAATGTATTTACTTACTGCGCGTTATCCCGTATGTGCTATTCGGAGGAACAGCTTCATGCCTCTGGAGATATGGCGAGAGAGGCGTATATGAGAGAGTGCATCAAGCAAGCTGCGACTAAGCATAAGCGTGTTCTAGTGATTACTGGCGGCTTTCATACGTACGGCCTGCTGGAAGCTGCCCAAGCAGGCAGGCCTGCGAGGGAAGAACAGCAGAAGGAGCAGCAGGGAAAAAAAGGGGGAACCATCCAGCAGCAGCTGTATCCGATGGTCTACACGTTCGAAGAAGCGGATCGCTTGAATGGATATGCGAGCGGGATGCCTTATGTGAACTATTATGAGCTGATTTGGAATAAGCTGCTGCAGCATAAAACAGAGCCCTATAACCAGACAGCGCTCGCCTTGTTATCCGAGCTGATGCGCAAGCTGCGCAAAGGCCAGGAGGAGGTTTCGACGAGCGATGCCATTGAGGCATACAGCATGATTCAAGGGCTTGCGGTGCTTCGGGGCAAAAGGGAAGGCGGGGTGTACGAGCTTTTGGACGCCGCGCTTTCCTCCTTCGTAAAGGGGGAGCGGACGCTTGCAACGGACAAGCCGCTTGAGGAGCTGCGCCTGCTTCTGACAGGGGATAAAATCGGCATTGTCGCTCCCAATCCGTTTACGGTGCCGATTGTTGAAGATTTTAAGAATCGCTGCTCTGCGTCAGGGCTTCAGATTAAGACGACCGGCAAGCACAAGAAGGTGCTTGATCTGTACGCCAAGGCGGAGCATCGTCTGCTTAGCCAACTGCTGCAATGCGCGAGCTTCCTCGTTCCGGATTTTGCCGTTCGGGAGTCTGGACCAGATTGGGTCGCCTATCGGCATATGAATCTCGTTCGTGAAACTTGGGTCTACGCGTATTCGTCCCGCATTGAGGCGAGATTAATCGAAAACTCGCTGTATGGAGGAACGCTCAAGGAGGCGGCAGCACGCAAAATCGGGGAACGGATACAGGAGCTTCCCGATCACCATAGCGGCGAAATCGCGAATGCGCTGCTGCAGGCTCTTCTTATGGGCTTGCAGGATACAGCGAGGCGGTTATATGAGCAGGTGCAGGCCGCTTTGCGCAAAGACGGAAATTTTCTGTCGCTTTGCCAAACGCTTACGGTATTAAATCGTTTGCGCCAGCATGGCAGATTGCTGGGACTTGCGGCAGACGAACAATTGCCGCTGCTCGTAGCAGAAGCTTATAACAATGCGGTAGATAAGCTGCGGGGGCTCGCAGCCATCCATTCGAATGAGCATCCAGCGATTATACAAGGGCTTAAGCTGCTGGCTATGCTTGCAGAGTCGCCTGAAGAGCATTTTCAGAATGATACATTTAGGGGGCATTTGAGCGAGCTGCTGTCGGACCCTAAGCTCTCCCCGCAATTGGAGGGAGTGGCGATAGCTATATTAGCAGCGCTTGGAGACCGGACGCGTGAAGAGATGGTGGAGCGCGCCAGAAGCTACGTTCGCGGAACGCCGGAGCAGGCCAAGCAGACGGCGAAATATTTGCAAGGGATGTTTGAAATCGCGCGCGATGCTTTTTTGTACGATGATCTGCTGCTGGGCGAATTGAATTATTTAATCGAGGAGCTTCCTCCGGATGATTTTATTGCGATGGTGCCGGAGCTGCGGCTTGCGTTTACCTATTTTACGCCAATGGAGACGTCGTTAATTGCAGAGCGGGTCGCTACACTGCATCAAGCAGACCCAGGAGAGCTGGAGATACCGCCTATAGATGAGCAGACCCTTATACAGGCCAAGGCGCTAGATGAAGCCATACGGAAGGAGTTTGCCGCATGGATGCTGAGTTGA
- a CDS encoding DUF4132 domain-containing protein: MITENRDVEALFEKFGEALSQEYSKNTDRSAIIIDYVMGRTEQFPDLLPDSMQYAYRSMDLFEKLAKKDDSDVFFRAGALMLRMGLNASRSYYWQGYSLAICLGDGHYALGLAGKSKAGSQRLQSLLPRMEKIHKFAGDKAIMDELKSRVSKCNFGKKDAGDTGVIINTLLLLKLYSLLDSTSTHQFNSQRLASEFPEILQAVLAENTEQLRELLNAAVKPIIAYPFKAKENYSVRELSADFITGQREKTIAAHFPDLQAQETGEVSRTLFNRTLTQIHSALLYVINVKGSKQLFLDEPGDLGLALLDAVRTLHEVYPLEVRQHLLALDRRAKKPDELLEGIVPFEEPYELIERLSGELNSYMVPWSALQSYVLSVPDQALRAYEILRSAYYKAYLHKVLTDGGIALPDEAGTLTQAVFAVLRGQSEGGRHGLFLARYLEGETSFEDYWKDETNRSLFDPRNRDSRRKSLLVAVSFLPPDSPYIKRLAILITRPECDALTLVSEMYHSYSFSGQKLLELYGEDPEVSRERLLSGLLMLNGMRDYYYRSMPQTEYRSIIRNNLTDSLKQYKNLPTDSRLTVLEIAFEDRDALTLDQLTEAIRAGLLDSSKKASGAALAEFSRVPDETLYLTLYRTEKKAAIKELVLNSLRSVTGSKAAYQQLLETEKSEDWRTLIQILLETADLSPVHAHAALADQADAKKTARLSWLSVNDLPALMDLEGQQVDDRIKSYLMLQSMDHTTAPNERLNELRSYVNSDSLSNFAAELIQLWIQSEAPAKEKWVLYVGALFGDRRLIQILAPQIKEWTENSRGAMAAEAVKALSYLSEPAALMAIDKIKRTVKNRQVKGAAEEALQLAAENQGLTPEQLEDRLVTSLGFDDKGAQQFSYGERTFQVKVNRNLEVIVINEETGKPLKSLPVPGQKDDAELAAKAKADFNLLKKDLKTMVGIQAQRLEESLSKQRLWTAEEWTALFVNNIVMQKFAVGLIWGVYEQGSLTDTFRYMEDGTFNTVDEDEYELAADAKVGLVHPLELDQETLEGWKSQLDDYEIKQPFEQLNRQIHLVEEESQRSTVYEDLPRSELSPTAFPKALEKYGWYKGQAQDGGWYSELYKDYGDWLAELRFSGTSITYYEGLEDITLEQLQFHANEKGQYSYYSDIPALDLGKIPGRVFSETIYDILRASGR; encoded by the coding sequence ATGATAACGGAAAACAGGGATGTTGAAGCCTTATTTGAAAAGTTTGGAGAAGCACTCTCGCAGGAATATTCGAAGAATACGGACCGCAGCGCAATCATTATCGATTATGTAATGGGCAGAACAGAGCAATTCCCGGATTTGCTGCCTGATTCCATGCAATATGCCTACCGTTCGATGGATCTGTTTGAGAAGCTTGCGAAGAAGGATGACAGCGATGTGTTTTTTCGTGCAGGTGCACTCATGCTGCGAATGGGACTCAATGCTAGCCGAAGCTATTATTGGCAGGGATACAGCCTCGCAATCTGCTTGGGCGACGGGCATTATGCGTTAGGGCTGGCAGGAAAAAGCAAAGCGGGAAGCCAGCGCTTGCAGTCACTGCTGCCACGAATGGAGAAAATACATAAATTTGCCGGCGATAAGGCGATTATGGATGAGCTGAAAAGCAGGGTTAGCAAATGCAATTTTGGCAAAAAGGATGCTGGAGATACAGGCGTTATTATTAATACGCTGCTGCTTCTAAAGCTGTACTCCCTGCTTGATAGTACCTCGACCCATCAGTTTAACAGCCAAAGGCTTGCGAGCGAGTTTCCAGAAATATTGCAAGCGGTATTGGCTGAAAATACGGAGCAGCTTCGCGAGCTGCTGAATGCTGCGGTGAAGCCGATCATCGCGTACCCGTTCAAAGCAAAGGAAAATTATTCTGTTCGGGAGCTGAGCGCGGACTTTATAACGGGCCAACGCGAAAAAACGATTGCGGCACATTTTCCTGATCTCCAAGCACAGGAGACCGGAGAAGTTTCCCGCACCCTATTTAATCGGACATTGACCCAGATTCATAGCGCTTTGTTATATGTCATTAACGTTAAAGGCAGCAAGCAGCTGTTTCTGGACGAGCCGGGGGATTTAGGCTTAGCGCTGCTTGATGCAGTCAGAACGCTGCATGAAGTATATCCGCTTGAGGTCCGCCAGCATTTGCTTGCCCTTGACAGACGTGCCAAAAAGCCGGACGAGCTGCTGGAGGGCATCGTTCCTTTCGAGGAGCCTTATGAGTTAATTGAACGGCTAAGCGGAGAGCTAAATAGTTATATGGTGCCGTGGAGCGCGCTGCAAAGCTATGTGCTTAGTGTGCCGGATCAAGCTTTGCGTGCTTATGAAATTTTACGTTCGGCGTATTACAAAGCTTATTTGCATAAGGTGCTCACAGATGGCGGGATTGCATTGCCAGATGAAGCCGGCACACTTACGCAGGCGGTATTCGCTGTATTAAGGGGACAATCGGAGGGAGGGCGTCATGGCCTGTTTCTCGCCCGTTATTTGGAAGGGGAAACTTCCTTCGAGGATTACTGGAAGGATGAAACGAATCGCTCGTTGTTTGACCCAAGGAACCGGGACAGCAGACGCAAAAGCCTGCTTGTAGCTGTAAGCTTCTTGCCTCCCGATTCGCCTTATATAAAGCGGCTGGCCATTTTGATTACACGACCGGAATGCGATGCACTGACTCTTGTGTCGGAAATGTATCATTCCTACTCGTTTAGCGGACAAAAGCTGCTGGAGCTTTATGGAGAAGATCCTGAGGTGAGCCGGGAGCGCCTGCTTTCGGGCTTGCTGATGCTTAATGGCATGAGAGATTATTACTACCGTTCGATGCCGCAAACCGAATATCGATCCATTATTAGGAACAATTTGACGGATTCATTGAAGCAATATAAGAATTTGCCTACAGACTCCCGGCTAACCGTGCTCGAAATTGCTTTCGAGGATCGCGATGCGTTGACCCTTGACCAGCTGACGGAAGCCATTCGAGCAGGGCTGCTGGATTCGTCGAAGAAAGCAAGCGGAGCTGCGTTGGCTGAATTCAGCCGAGTGCCTGACGAAACATTATATTTAACCCTGTATCGCACCGAGAAAAAAGCAGCGATTAAAGAGCTGGTACTAAACTCTCTGCGCAGCGTAACAGGCAGCAAGGCGGCTTACCAGCAATTGCTGGAAACGGAAAAATCGGAGGACTGGCGCACACTTATTCAAATTTTGCTGGAAACGGCTGATTTAAGCCCAGTTCATGCGCACGCAGCGCTTGCAGATCAAGCGGATGCCAAAAAAACGGCCCGCCTCAGCTGGCTGTCCGTAAATGATTTGCCCGCATTAATGGATTTGGAGGGGCAGCAGGTAGATGACCGAATTAAGTCGTATTTAATGCTTCAATCGATGGATCATACGACGGCTCCGAATGAGCGCTTGAACGAGCTGCGTTCTTATGTAAACAGCGATTCGCTTTCAAATTTCGCTGCGGAGCTCATTCAGCTGTGGATTCAAAGCGAAGCGCCTGCGAAGGAAAAATGGGTGCTGTATGTAGGCGCATTGTTCGGTGATCGCAGGCTGATACAAATTTTAGCTCCGCAAATTAAGGAATGGACGGAAAATAGCCGCGGCGCAATGGCGGCGGAAGCGGTCAAGGCTTTATCTTATTTAAGCGAGCCTGCCGCATTAATGGCCATTGACAAAATCAAGCGAACCGTCAAAAACCGTCAGGTAAAGGGCGCGGCTGAGGAGGCGCTGCAGCTGGCAGCGGAAAATCAAGGACTTACGCCAGAGCAGCTCGAAGACCGCCTGGTCACGTCGCTTGGCTTTGATGATAAGGGTGCTCAGCAATTCAGCTATGGCGAGCGTACCTTCCAGGTGAAGGTGAACCGGAATCTGGAGGTTATTGTCATCAATGAAGAAACGGGCAAACCGCTCAAAAGCTTGCCTGTGCCGGGGCAAAAGGATGATGCGGAGCTGGCTGCGAAAGCGAAGGCTGATTTCAATTTGCTCAAAAAAGATTTGAAAACGATGGTCGGCATCCAAGCGCAGCGGCTGGAAGAATCGTTGTCCAAGCAGCGGCTGTGGACGGCTGAAGAATGGACGGCACTGTTCGTTAACAATATCGTCATGCAGAAGTTTGCCGTCGGCCTCATCTGGGGCGTGTATGAACAAGGCAGCCTTACAGACACATTCCGTTATATGGAGGACGGTACCTTCAACACGGTAGATGAAGACGAATACGAGCTTGCTGCTGATGCCAAAGTCGGCTTGGTTCATCCGCTTGAGCTGGATCAGGAAACGCTTGAGGGCTGGAAATCACAGCTGGACGATTATGAAATCAAGCAGCCATTTGAGCAGTTGAATCGCCAAATCCATCTCGTGGAAGAAGAAAGCCAGCGAAGCACGGTATATGAGGATTTGCCGAGATCAGAGCTTTCGCCTACAGCGTTTCCTAAGGCGCTTGAGAAATATGGCTGGTACAAAGGCCAAGCTCAGGATGGCGGCTGGTATAGCGAGCTGTATAAGGACTATGGTGATTGGCTTGCCGAGCTGCGCTTTAGCGGGACTAGCATCACCTATTACGAAGGCTTGGAAGACATTACGCTGGAGCAGCTGCAATTTCATGCGAATGAAAAAGGCCAATACAGCTACTACAGTGATATTCCGGCTCTAGATTTGGGCAAAATTCCAGGCCGTGTATTCAGTGAGACGATCTATGATATTTTGCGGGCATCGGGACGCTAG
- a CDS encoding AAA family ATPase: MDMIKPPAEMLFEAELRALREEDTGNRPPEWLLSPAYVRDFIIGRDKPAVVDGKEVAITRKFYGNDVLIERAVVTLAGNRGLMLVGDPGTAKTMLSELLSAAISGTSLNTIQGTAGTTEDMIKYSWNYAMLLDKGPSEAALVPAPLYNGMKQGIMTRFEEITRCPAEAQDSLISILSDKVMNIPELDGGVLFAKPGFNVIATANIRDKGVNEMSGALKRRFNFETIKPVSSMKMEAKIIENGARSLLMHSGVDAEIDLNVVELLATTFMELRSGITREGYKIDIPAASMSTAEAVSVYVQSAMTSYYYENKSISLDRLVQNMLGTIAKENEKDLSILKTYFSKVVKERSKEDVIWKDYYEERKWIG; this comes from the coding sequence ATGGATATGATCAAGCCGCCGGCTGAGATGTTATTTGAAGCAGAGCTGCGTGCGCTGCGTGAAGAGGATACCGGAAATCGTCCGCCCGAGTGGCTGCTGTCTCCGGCCTATGTGCGTGACTTTATAATTGGCAGAGACAAGCCGGCTGTCGTGGACGGCAAAGAAGTCGCCATTACCCGCAAATTTTACGGAAACGATGTGCTGATCGAACGGGCCGTTGTCACTTTGGCAGGCAACCGGGGCTTAATGCTCGTTGGAGATCCAGGCACAGCGAAGACGATGCTCAGCGAGCTGTTGTCAGCGGCTATATCGGGGACGAGCCTGAATACGATTCAAGGCACAGCCGGGACGACGGAGGATATGATCAAATACTCGTGGAATTATGCGATGCTGCTGGACAAAGGCCCATCCGAGGCCGCGCTTGTGCCAGCGCCTTTATATAATGGAATGAAGCAGGGCATTATGACCCGCTTTGAAGAAATTACGCGCTGCCCAGCGGAAGCGCAGGACAGTTTAATTAGCATTTTGAGCGACAAGGTGATGAACATTCCTGAGCTGGACGGCGGCGTCTTGTTTGCGAAGCCGGGTTTTAACGTTATAGCAACGGCGAATATTCGCGACAAAGGCGTCAACGAAATGAGCGGTGCCTTGAAGCGCCGATTCAATTTCGAGACGATTAAGCCTGTCAGCAGCATGAAGATGGAAGCGAAAATTATTGAAAATGGGGCCCGAAGCCTGCTTATGCATAGTGGCGTTGACGCCGAAATTGACCTGAATGTGGTCGAGCTGCTGGCGACGACATTTATGGAGCTCCGCTCCGGCATTACGCGCGAAGGCTACAAAATCGACATCCCCGCAGCCTCCATGAGCACGGCAGAAGCGGTTTCTGTCTATGTTCAAAGCGCGATGACCTCCTATTATTATGAAAATAAATCGATTTCGCTTGATCGGCTTGTGCAAAATATGCTCGGAACGATTGCCAAGGAAAATGAGAAGGATTTGTCCATCCTGAAAACCTACTTCTCCAAGGTCGTCAAAGAACGCTCCAAGGAAGATGTGATATGGAAGGACTATTATGAGGAAAGAAAATGGATTGGTTAA
- a CDS encoding VWA domain-containing protein: MGQASSAPAASSGRTSAEALNRWRLILGEAAEEGLCEAEGYSAEHFSYTEMDELLAYLYDREYGEEQGYRKTGGRGASELTVPKWLHKVRELFPKQTVEILEKQALDRYGLTELLTDKKLLQSLEPNMNLLKNILQFKGRMKGDVLRSAKEIVRAVVEDLRQKLESQAKASILGKRSRYASSSVKSLRNLNFKKTISRNLKNYDRTKGRFVIDRLYFDGNVQPHNKWNIIIGVDESGSMLDSVIYSAVMASIFYKLNALRTHLFIFDTQVVDLTSRLEDPVDLLMNVQLGGGTHIAKALRYGETLIENPGKTIYILVSDLEEGYPIQHMYKACKDILDAGCKLLVLTALDFNGDSVYNKHAAQMLTNMGAHVAAITPNELADWIGDIIT; the protein is encoded by the coding sequence ATGGGGCAAGCCTCAAGTGCTCCCGCCGCTTCAAGCGGCCGCACGTCGGCCGAGGCTTTGAATCGCTGGCGGCTCATCCTCGGCGAGGCTGCCGAGGAAGGCTTATGCGAAGCGGAAGGCTATTCGGCTGAACATTTTTCATATACAGAAATGGATGAGCTGCTTGCCTATTTATATGATCGCGAATACGGCGAGGAGCAGGGCTACAGGAAAACAGGCGGGCGGGGCGCCTCAGAGCTTACCGTCCCCAAGTGGCTGCATAAGGTGCGGGAATTATTTCCGAAGCAGACGGTGGAAATATTGGAGAAGCAGGCGCTGGACCGCTATGGCCTGACCGAGCTGCTCACGGATAAGAAGCTGCTTCAATCGCTTGAGCCTAATATGAATCTGCTCAAGAACATCCTGCAATTCAAAGGACGAATGAAGGGCGATGTGTTAAGAAGCGCTAAGGAAATTGTTCGTGCGGTAGTGGAGGATTTGCGCCAGAAGCTCGAATCGCAGGCGAAAGCGAGCATACTCGGCAAACGCAGCCGTTACGCCAGCAGCTCTGTGAAGTCGCTGCGCAATTTAAATTTTAAGAAAACCATTTCTCGAAATTTAAAAAACTATGATCGCACAAAAGGCAGATTTGTCATCGACCGTCTTTATTTTGACGGCAATGTGCAGCCGCATAACAAATGGAACATTATTATTGGCGTGGATGAGAGCGGGAGCATGCTGGACTCGGTCATTTACAGCGCGGTGATGGCGAGCATTTTTTACAAGCTGAATGCGCTGCGCACTCACTTATTTATTTTTGATACCCAGGTTGTTGATTTGACGAGCAGGCTGGAGGACCCTGTGGATCTGCTCATGAACGTTCAGCTAGGCGGCGGTACGCATATTGCCAAAGCGCTGCGCTATGGCGAGACGCTGATTGAAAACCCTGGAAAAACGATTTACATTTTGGTCAGCGATCTGGAGGAAGGTTATCCGATTCAGCATATGTATAAGGCCTGCAAAGATATATTGGATGCAGGCTGCAAGCTGCTCGTGCTGACCGCACTCGATTTTAACGGGGACTCTGTTTATAACAAGCACGCAGCGCAGATGCTCACCAATATGGGGGCTCACGTAGCGGCGATTACACCGAATGAGCTGGCCGACTGGATCGGCGATATTATAACTTAA